From Triticum urartu cultivar G1812 chromosome 2, Tu2.1, whole genome shotgun sequence, a single genomic window includes:
- the LOC125541337 gene encoding beta-hexosaminidase 2-like: MAAKKGLLAAVLLLSLLSSPLPSRAQASVFPVNVWPKPTSMSWAEPLAAMPVSASFRIVGTSGDSPYLVSATQRYTALLFAERYRPIVRPAVNVTAGGPALQSLTVSVSDLSAPLQDGVDESYELEILPTGVATITAATVWAAMHGLETFSQLAWRGRQGELLVATSVRVEDKPLYQHRGLMLDTGRTYFPVVDILRTIDTMAANKMNVFHWHITDSQSFPIELPSEPMLAEMGAYGEDMRYTVKDVKRIVEFAMSRGVRVVPEIDAPGHTASWAGAYPEAVSCAGKFWLPDASDWGTRLAAEPGSGQLNPLEPKTYEVVANIIDDITSMFPEGFYHAGADEVTPGCWETDPSIQADMEKGGTLSQLLERYVRAVHRHVVSKNRTVVFWEDVLLDVEVNVSASVIPPATTILQTWNNGANNTKLIVQAGYRAIVSSASFYYLDCGHGDFVGNNSVYDDQRSDYKTDGGSWCGPFKTWQRVYDYDVAYGLTAEEAKLVIGGEVALWTEQADATVLDARIWPRASAMAEALWSGNRDASGRKRYAEATDRLTDWRHRMVGRGIRAEPIQPLWCRTRPGMCDLVR, translated from the exons ATGGCGGCGAAGAAGGGCCTTCTCGCCGCCGTCCTGCTCCTGTCCTTGCTGAGCTCCCCGCTGCCGTCGCGCGCCCAGGCATCGGTGTTCCCCGTCAATGTGTGGCCCAAGCCGACGTCCATGTCCTGGGCGGAGCCGCTCGCGGCCATGCCGGTGTCCGCGTCGTTCCGCATCGTCGGCACGTCCGGGGACAGCCCGTACCTCGTCTCCGCCACGCAGCGCTACACCGCGCTGCTCTTCGCCGAGAGGTACAGGCCCATCGTCCGGCCGGCGGTCAATGTCACCGCCGGGGGCCCCGCGCTCCAGAGCCTGACCGTGTCCGTGTCCGACCTGTCCGCCCCGCTCCAGGACGGCGTGGACGAGTCCTACGAGCTGGAAATCCTCCCCACGGGCGTGGCCACCATCACGGCTGCCACGGTATGGGCCGCCATGCACGGGCTGGAGACGTTCTCGCAGCTCGCGTGGAGGGGCCGGCAAGGGGAGCTGCTGGTGGCCACCAGCGTGCGCGTGGAGGACAAGCCTTTGTACCAGCACCGCGGCCTGATGCTCGACACCGGGAGGACCTACTTCCCCGTCGTCGACATCCTGCGGACGATAGACACCATGGCGGCCAACAAGATGAACGTGTTCCACTGGCACATCACGGACTCGCAGTCGTTCCCCATCGAGCTGCCGTCCGAGCCGATGCTCGCGGAGATGGGCGCGTACGGCGAGGACATGAGGTACACCGTCAAGGACGTCAAGCGCATCGTCGAGTTCGCCATGAGCCGCGGCGTCCGCGTCGTGCCGGAGATCGACGCACCGG GCCACACGGCGTCGTGGGCCGGCGCGTACCCGGAGGCTGTGTCCTGCGCGGGCAAGTTCTGGCTGCCCGACGCGAGCGACTGGGGCACCAGGCTGGCGGCGGAGCCGGGGTCCGGGCAGCTGAACCCGCTGGAGCCCAAGACGTACGAGGTGGTGGCCAACATCATCGACGACATCACCTCCATGTTCCCGGAGGGCTTCTACCACGCCGGCGCCGACGAGGTGACGCCGGGATGCTGGGAGACGGACCCGTCGATCCAGGCGGACATGGAGAAGGGCGGCACCCTGAGCCAGCTCCTGGAGCGGTACGTGCGCGCGGTGCACCGGCACGTGGTGTCCAAGAACCGCACGGTGGTGTTCTGGGAGGACGTGCTGCTGGACGTGGAGGTGAACGTGAGCGCGTCGGTGATCCCGCCGGCGACGACCATCCTGCAGACGTGGAACAACGGGGCCAACAACACGAAGCTGATCGTGCAGGCCGGGTACCGCGCCATCGTCTCCTCGGCCTCCTTCTACTACCTCGACTGCGGCCACGGCGACTTCGTCGGGAACAACAGCGTGTACGACGACCAGAGGAGCGACTACAAGACGGACGGGGGCTCCTGGTGCGGGCCGTTCAAGACGTGGCAGCGGGTGTACGACTACGACGTCGCGTACGGGCTCACCGCGGAGGAGGCCAAGCTGGTCAtcggcggcgaggtggcgctgTGGACGGAGCAGGCCGACGCGACGGTCCTGGACGCCAGGATCTGGCCGCGGGCGTCGGCCATGGCGGAGGCGCTGTGGTCCGGCAACCGCGACGCGTCCGGCAGGAAGCGGTACGCGGAGGCCACGGACAGGCTCACCGACTGGCGGCACCGCATGGTGGGGCGAGGGATCCGCGCCGAGCCCATCCAGCCGCTCTGGTGCCGCACGCGCCCGGGAATGTGCGACCTGGTTCGGTAG